From Pseudomonas vanderleydeniana, the proteins below share one genomic window:
- a CDS encoding dipeptidase, with product MLKKTLVLALLLAPQAGVADSLHQRLTVLDSHLDTPMQLARPGWDITQRHRYRDDLSQVDLPRMEEGGLDGGFWAIFTPQGPLTAEGRTLASEHGLAVLTRIRDMVAAHPRQFALAVKAEDVPAIIARRQRVVFISMENAEPLAADPGRLLTYRRLGLSMLGLVHSANNDFADSATALPQWHGLSPQGRALVAEANRLGILLDVSHASDQVFDQVLELSRAPIVASHSSSRAITAHPRNLDDRRLKALAAKGGVIQVNSFPSDLIEQRPDPERGKALGPLYKEFRLAASMTPAQVADLAARIREVEARFPEPKATLDDYMKHLLHILAVVGPEHVGIGADWDGGGGVEGLEDVSQLPRITERLLAAGYGERDLANIWGGNVLRVLAQAQARAEH from the coding sequence CGTCCTCGACAGCCACCTCGACACGCCGATGCAACTGGCTCGCCCCGGTTGGGATATCACCCAGCGTCATCGTTACCGCGACGACCTGTCCCAGGTCGACCTGCCGCGCATGGAGGAGGGCGGCCTGGACGGTGGTTTCTGGGCCATCTTCACGCCCCAGGGGCCGCTGACGGCCGAAGGTCGTACCCTCGCCAGCGAGCACGGCCTGGCGGTGCTCACCCGGATCCGCGACATGGTCGCGGCCCACCCACGACAGTTCGCCCTGGCCGTGAAGGCCGAGGATGTTCCGGCGATCATTGCCAGGCGACAGCGGGTGGTGTTCATCAGCATGGAAAATGCCGAGCCGCTCGCCGCCGATCCCGGGCGCCTGCTGACCTACCGACGCCTGGGCTTGAGCATGCTCGGCCTGGTGCATTCGGCGAACAACGACTTCGCCGACTCGGCGACCGCCCTGCCGCAATGGCATGGCCTGAGTCCGCAGGGACGGGCGCTGGTGGCCGAGGCCAACCGGTTGGGGATCCTGCTGGATGTGTCACATGCTTCGGACCAGGTGTTCGACCAGGTGCTGGAACTGTCCAGGGCACCGATCGTCGCCTCGCACTCCTCCAGCCGGGCAATCACCGCGCATCCACGCAACCTGGACGACCGGCGCCTGAAGGCACTGGCGGCCAAGGGCGGAGTGATCCAGGTGAACAGCTTCCCCAGCGACCTGATCGAGCAGCGGCCCGACCCGGAGCGTGGCAAGGCATTGGGGCCGCTGTACAAGGAGTTCCGCCTGGCGGCGAGCATGACGCCGGCGCAGGTGGCGGACCTGGCGGCCCGGATTCGCGAAGTCGAGGCGCGCTTTCCCGAACCTAAGGCGACGCTCGATGACTACATGAAGCATCTGCTGCACATCCTGGCGGTGGTCGGGCCGGAGCATGTCGGCATCGGTGCCGACTGGGACGGTGGTGGCGGGGTCGAGGGGCTGGAGGATGTCTCGCAGTTGCCCAGGATCACCGAGCGGTTGCTGGCGGCGGGCTATGGAGAGCGGGACCTGGCGAATATCTGGGGCGGGAATGTGCTACGGGTATTGGCGCAGGCCCAGGCACGCGCAGAGCACTAG
- a CDS encoding flavin monoamine oxidase family protein: MPLTRRQLIARVAAVGGLQAATAVMGLLGVDRPAAAGEENYAALPTAAVGRGASVIVIGAGIGGLVSAYELNKAGFKVTLLEARDRVGGRNWTVRQGDRVEYTDGSVQVADFDQGFYLNAGPGRLPSHHQLMLGYCRELGVELEVLVNTSRNALVRPDLNAPTLQIRQAVNDSRGHFSELLAKAVNRHALDQELSPADRESLLSFLKTWGDLSDKLEYLGSARSGYKVWPGAGDQLAQKRDPLPLKTLLNPALTTALMIDEYPEFSPTMFQPVGGMDRIAKAFERHLKAQLRLGAEVLSIDNQADFVEVGYLDRHSGRKQALKADYVISSLPLPLLAKVRNNLAKPVQQAIGAVQFGYANKVAWQSRRFWERDYQIYGGLSFINQESSGLWYPSGGFNQAEGVLVAAYNNGETARRFGEKTLAEQIELSRQAVELLHPGHGQELRKPLAIAWARIPYNLGPWINHEVAEPDYSLLNQAQGRVYLTSDGLAHGGIGIWQESAAAAARRVVRHLFERAQSSPLKQTA, from the coding sequence ATGCCGTTGACCAGAAGACAACTGATCGCCCGGGTCGCCGCCGTAGGTGGCCTGCAGGCGGCGACGGCAGTGATGGGCCTGCTCGGCGTGGACCGTCCTGCCGCAGCCGGTGAAGAGAACTACGCCGCCTTGCCGACCGCCGCTGTCGGCCGGGGCGCCAGTGTGATCGTGATCGGTGCCGGTATCGGTGGACTGGTCAGTGCCTACGAGTTGAACAAGGCCGGTTTCAAGGTGACCCTGCTCGAAGCCCGCGATCGTGTCGGCGGCCGCAACTGGACCGTGCGCCAGGGCGATCGGGTCGAGTACACCGATGGCAGCGTGCAGGTCGCCGACTTCGACCAGGGTTTCTACCTCAATGCCGGCCCAGGCCGCCTGCCCAGCCACCATCAACTGATGCTCGGCTATTGCCGCGAACTGGGTGTCGAGCTGGAAGTGCTGGTCAACACCAGCCGCAATGCCCTGGTCCGCCCCGATCTCAACGCGCCGACCCTTCAGATCCGCCAGGCGGTCAACGACAGCCGTGGGCATTTCTCCGAGCTGCTGGCCAAGGCGGTCAATCGCCATGCGCTGGACCAGGAACTGAGCCCCGCCGATCGCGAGAGCCTGCTGAGCTTCCTGAAAACCTGGGGCGATCTCTCGGACAAGCTCGAATACCTCGGCTCGGCCCGCTCCGGCTACAAGGTCTGGCCGGGGGCAGGCGACCAGCTGGCGCAGAAGCGCGACCCGCTGCCGCTCAAGACCCTGCTCAACCCGGCGCTGACCACCGCGCTGATGATCGACGAGTACCCGGAATTTTCCCCGACCATGTTCCAGCCGGTTGGCGGCATGGACCGGATTGCCAAGGCCTTCGAACGCCACCTCAAGGCGCAACTGCGGCTGGGCGCGGAGGTCCTGTCGATCGACAACCAGGCCGACTTCGTCGAGGTCGGTTATCTCGACCGCCACAGTGGGCGCAAGCAGGCGCTGAAGGCCGACTACGTGATCAGCAGCCTGCCGCTGCCGTTGCTGGCCAAGGTTCGGAACAACCTGGCCAAGCCGGTGCAGCAGGCGATCGGCGCGGTGCAGTTCGGCTACGCCAACAAGGTCGCCTGGCAATCCCGGCGTTTTTGGGAGCGCGACTACCAGATCTACGGCGGGCTCTCCTTCATCAACCAGGAGTCTTCCGGCCTGTGGTACCCCAGCGGTGGTTTCAACCAGGCTGAAGGCGTGCTGGTCGCGGCCTACAACAATGGCGAAACGGCCCGCCGGTTCGGCGAAAAGACTCTCGCCGAGCAGATCGAACTGTCGCGCCAGGCCGTGGAACTGCTGCACCCCGGGCATGGCCAGGAGCTGCGCAAACCGCTGGCGATCGCCTGGGCCAGGATCCCCTACAACCTGGGGCCGTGGATCAACCATGAAGTGGCCGAGCCGGACTACAGCCTGCTCAACCAGGCCCAGGGCCGGGTCTACCTGACCAGCGATGGCCTGGCCCACGGGGGGATCGGGATCTGGCAGGAGTCCGCGGCAGCCGCCGCACGACGGGTGGTCCGTCATCTATTCGAGCGGGCACAAAGCTCGCCGCTCAAGCAAACGGCCTGA
- a CDS encoding RidA family protein has protein sequence MSFKKALLGLGILFAASSSQAASIQRVPSTYPNSPILQSVTLPANAEVAYLSGLLPDPVDPKAAKDQVRASGNTETQARAVLRKVEAILASQGLGLGDVVQLRIYLVGDPALGGKLDFDGLQTAFREFFGTDRQPLKPARTTVQVAGLVLPGALIEVETVAAKAR, from the coding sequence ATGTCGTTCAAGAAAGCCTTGCTGGGGTTGGGGATCCTTTTCGCCGCGAGCAGCTCGCAAGCCGCCTCGATCCAACGGGTGCCGTCGACCTATCCGAATTCGCCGATCCTGCAATCGGTGACCCTGCCGGCCAATGCCGAGGTCGCCTACCTCTCCGGGCTGCTGCCCGATCCGGTCGATCCCAAGGCCGCCAAGGACCAGGTCCGCGCCAGCGGCAACACCGAGACCCAGGCCCGCGCGGTGCTGCGCAAGGTCGAGGCGATCCTCGCCAGCCAGGGCCTGGGTCTGGGCGACGTGGTGCAGTTGCGCATCTACCTGGTGGGCGACCCGGCGCTGGGCGGCAAGCTGGATTTCGACGGCCTGCAAACCGCCTTCCGCGAATTCTTCGGTACCGACAGGCAACCGCTGAAGCCGGCCCGTACCACGGTGCAGGTAGCCGGGCTGGTGCTGCCCGGTGCGCTGATCGAAGTCGAAACCGTTGCCGCCAAGGCGCGCTGA
- a CDS encoding TonB-dependent receptor plug domain-containing protein — MVSSSFGNTRFAAPLSAAVLGLATSQALFAADPTLDTVVVTGVRGSQQRTVTDSPAPIDVISGEQLRTIGQNGLKEMLGRLLPSFNVPTINGGGTAFLVRGVSMRGLGGDQVLILVNGKRRHNSALINNGARVGNASVPVDLDLIPTASIERIEVLRDGAAAQYGSDAIAGVINIILKRNADGLTSDTTVGQYYDGDGATGHEAVNWGSTLGENGGFFNLSFDGKLQEPYERAAAASGQLYFNQADGSPDPRESNRHGWGGEYGLGRDRTSSLAYNLELPLENDLKLYSFSTLSYRNSNKDLGHRRPTDITSLAGIPDAPYPNGGQARREIHEVDFQFAGGAKGLVGNWDWDLSSTYGKDRAVLDTANNLNISNGPYSQHDFHLGNLIFDQWTTNFDFSRALDIGWSSPLETSFGIEHRWEKYALEEGEPNSYNFGSYVPTTGPFAGRVPDPGLFSVNGTTPEDAYSLQRHSDAAYIDLGLNITPKWYVGAAARYEKYNLGVGETASGKLTTRYEFLPGYAVRAAVSNGFRAPSLAQSVFSTTSTVTQFTSGSTTNVRTKQMRPDSPEGRALGAKDLEPETSRNYSIGLTAEPAERLRLTADFYLIDIDKRILQTGILSGPAVSQILVNNGLSPNLAGQYYANAADTRTKGVDVVADYSQSFGEYGAAKWSVAYNRNKTTIRSLADTPAALASLGSQYVLFDRQQQIDLTKATPKDKWILSGNYKLGNWTTNLQLTRFGEYTEGANNPRDDRTYSAKWITDLDVAYDVNQNLTVAVGANNLFDVYPDKIGLKAWAGTYEYGMFSPYGLGGGYYYSRISLAF, encoded by the coding sequence ATGGTTTCCAGTTCTTTTGGCAACACCCGTTTTGCCGCGCCATTGAGTGCTGCAGTGCTCGGCCTGGCGACTTCCCAGGCACTGTTCGCCGCGGACCCGACCCTCGACACCGTGGTCGTCACCGGGGTGCGTGGCAGCCAGCAGCGCACGGTCACCGACAGCCCGGCACCGATCGATGTGATCAGTGGCGAGCAACTGCGCACCATCGGCCAGAACGGCCTGAAGGAAATGCTCGGGCGCCTCTTGCCATCGTTCAACGTCCCGACCATCAACGGTGGCGGCACCGCGTTCCTGGTCCGTGGAGTGAGCATGCGCGGCCTGGGTGGCGATCAGGTGCTGATCCTGGTCAACGGCAAGCGCCGGCACAACTCGGCGCTGATCAACAACGGGGCGCGGGTCGGCAACGCCTCGGTACCGGTCGACCTCGACCTGATCCCCACTGCCTCCATCGAACGCATCGAAGTGCTGCGCGACGGCGCGGCGGCGCAGTACGGTTCGGACGCGATCGCCGGGGTGATCAACATCATCCTCAAACGCAACGCCGATGGGCTGACGTCCGATACCACCGTGGGCCAGTACTACGACGGTGACGGCGCCACCGGCCATGAGGCGGTCAACTGGGGCTCGACGCTTGGCGAGAACGGCGGGTTCTTCAACCTGTCCTTCGATGGCAAGCTGCAGGAGCCTTACGAGCGTGCCGCCGCAGCCAGCGGCCAGTTGTACTTCAACCAGGCCGACGGTTCGCCCGACCCGCGCGAAAGCAACCGGCACGGCTGGGGCGGCGAATACGGTCTGGGCCGCGACCGCACCAGCAGCCTGGCGTACAACCTGGAACTGCCATTGGAGAACGACCTCAAGCTGTATTCGTTTTCCACCCTCAGCTACCGCAACAGCAACAAGGACCTCGGCCACCGCCGGCCGACCGACATCACCAGCCTGGCCGGCATTCCCGACGCGCCGTACCCCAACGGCGGCCAGGCGCGGCGCGAGATCCACGAGGTCGACTTCCAGTTCGCCGGTGGCGCCAAGGGCCTGGTGGGCAACTGGGACTGGGACCTGAGCAGCACCTACGGCAAGGATCGTGCGGTGCTGGACACGGCCAACAACCTGAACATCTCCAACGGCCCCTACAGCCAGCACGACTTCCACCTGGGCAACCTGATCTTCGACCAGTGGACCACCAACTTCGACTTCAGCCGGGCACTGGACATCGGCTGGAGCAGTCCGCTGGAAACCTCGTTCGGCATCGAGCATCGCTGGGAGAAGTACGCCCTGGAAGAAGGCGAACCGAATTCCTACAACTTCGGCAGCTACGTACCGACCACCGGTCCGTTCGCCGGCCGGGTGCCGGACCCGGGCCTGTTCTCGGTCAACGGCACCACGCCGGAAGACGCCTATTCGTTGCAGCGCCACAGCGACGCGGCCTATATCGACCTGGGCCTGAACATCACGCCCAAGTGGTACGTCGGCGCCGCCGCGCGCTATGAGAAATACAACCTGGGGGTTGGCGAGACGGCCAGCGGCAAGCTCACCACCCGCTATGAATTCCTGCCGGGCTACGCCGTGCGGGCGGCGGTCAGCAACGGTTTCCGCGCCCCGTCGCTGGCCCAGAGCGTGTTCTCCACCACCAGTACCGTGACCCAGTTCACCAGCGGCAGCACCACCAACGTGCGGACCAAGCAGATGCGCCCGGATTCGCCCGAGGGGCGCGCGCTGGGGGCCAAGGACCTGGAGCCGGAGACCTCGCGCAACTACAGCATCGGCCTGACCGCCGAGCCGGCTGAACGACTGCGGTTGACGGCGGACTTCTACCTGATCGATATCGACAAGCGCATCCTGCAGACCGGCATCCTCAGCGGTCCGGCGGTCTCGCAGATCCTGGTCAACAACGGCCTGTCGCCAAACCTGGCCGGGCAGTACTACGCCAACGCCGCCGACACCCGGACCAAGGGCGTCGACGTGGTGGCGGACTACAGCCAGTCCTTCGGCGAGTACGGTGCGGCGAAATGGAGCGTGGCCTACAACCGCAACAAGACCACCATCCGCAGCCTCGCCGATACCCCGGCGGCGCTGGCCAGCCTCGGTTCGCAGTACGTGCTGTTCGACCGCCAGCAACAGATCGACCTGACCAAGGCGACCCCCAAGGACAAGTGGATCCTGTCCGGCAACTACAAGCTCGGCAACTGGACCACCAACCTGCAGCTGACCCGTTTCGGCGAGTACACCGAGGGGGCGAACAACCCGCGCGACGACCGGACCTACAGCGCCAAGTGGATCACCGATCTGGACGTGGCCTACGACGTGAACCAGAACCTGACGGTGGCGGTGGGGGCGAACAACCTGTTCGACGTGTACCCGGACAAGATCGGCCTCAAGGCCTGGGCCGGCACCTACGAGTACGGCATGTTCTCGCCGTACGGGCTGGGTGGCGGGTACTACTACAGCCGCATCAGCCTGGCGTTCTGA
- a CDS encoding aliphatic sulfonate ABC transporter substrate-binding protein: MLCASVHAAEPLRVSSQKQSLKILLQAAGELDKLPYPIEFASFAAAAPTAEALAAGAVDIGSLGDAPFVFAAAAGAPLKTVGVIKVNVTPTAVAIVVKEDSPLQGAADLKGRRITTTRGSIGHFLALAALRSAGLHAGDAQFIFLAPGESRTLLANGQADAWSTWDPYTSMVQLEGGTRVLVSGTGLFAGHMLLVANDTAIRDKPAQIADFLRRLARAYDWANAHQAAFSAIQAGYSGLPLEIHERSNRFAQAHRIDVGPTVIDDVQHTADLYREEGVIQAAFEAEQHFDQRFNTSVASPSLSGN, encoded by the coding sequence ATGCTCTGTGCCAGCGTCCACGCCGCCGAGCCGCTGCGGGTTTCCAGCCAGAAGCAGTCGCTGAAGATTCTGCTGCAGGCGGCCGGCGAGCTGGACAAGCTGCCGTACCCGATCGAGTTCGCCTCGTTCGCCGCCGCCGCGCCCACCGCCGAGGCCCTCGCGGCCGGGGCGGTGGACATCGGCAGTCTCGGTGATGCGCCGTTCGTGTTCGCCGCCGCCGCCGGCGCACCGTTGAAAACCGTCGGGGTGATCAAGGTCAATGTCACCCCGACCGCGGTGGCGATCGTGGTCAAGGAGGACTCGCCGCTCCAGGGCGCCGCCGATCTCAAGGGCCGTCGCATCACCACCACCCGCGGTTCCATCGGCCATTTCCTGGCCCTGGCGGCGTTGCGTTCGGCAGGGCTGCACGCGGGCGATGCGCAGTTCATTTTCCTCGCCCCGGGCGAGTCGCGGACCTTGCTCGCCAACGGCCAGGCCGATGCCTGGTCGACCTGGGATCCCTACACCAGCATGGTCCAGCTCGAGGGTGGCACGCGGGTGCTGGTCAGCGGTACCGGGCTGTTCGCCGGGCACATGCTGCTGGTCGCCAACGATACGGCGATCCGCGACAAGCCGGCGCAGATCGCTGACTTCCTGCGGCGCCTGGCCCGTGCCTACGACTGGGCCAATGCCCACCAGGCCGCCTTTTCCGCGATCCAGGCCGGCTACAGCGGCCTGCCACTGGAGATCCATGAACGTTCCAATCGCTTCGCCCAGGCCCATCGGATCGATGTCGGGCCGACGGTGATCGATGACGTGCAACACACCGCCGACCTGTATCGGGAGGAGGGCGTCATCCAGGCGGCCTTCGAGGCCGAGCAGCATTTCGATCAACGCTTCAACACGTCCGTAGCCAGTCCATCACTTTCAGGGAATTGA
- a CDS encoding 2OG-Fe(II)-dependent halogenase WelO5 family protein has translation MFTVTTAEQLEARHIVDVVEKRSYGVQLKGFCPPDTLQLARDKLAGLKSAFSGQNEFVRVGKAYIEIDDEPSRTEYHALALPNIRRIRNLFRPLASPIDELRLLLDEVWPSGAHLLQVEGRKCFVGIARFQGSGVDLTPHTDDLERNTPPGHGRQLLSQLSTNIYLQIPEDGGELEIWGIEPDEEEYRRLRGERAYGIERHLLPPPDFVVKPEPGDLILLNPRLIHAVRPSATSTRITLGVFIGYYGENQPLAYWS, from the coding sequence ATGTTTACCGTGACCACTGCCGAACAACTCGAGGCCCGACATATCGTCGATGTCGTGGAGAAACGGTCCTATGGTGTCCAGCTCAAGGGCTTCTGCCCGCCGGACACCCTGCAATTGGCCCGGGACAAGCTCGCCGGCCTCAAGAGCGCCTTCAGCGGGCAGAACGAGTTCGTGCGGGTCGGCAAGGCCTATATCGAAATCGACGACGAGCCGAGCCGGACCGAGTATCACGCGCTGGCCCTGCCGAATATCCGCAGGATCCGCAACCTGTTCCGGCCGCTGGCGTCGCCGATCGACGAGCTGCGCCTGCTGCTCGATGAGGTCTGGCCCAGCGGTGCGCACCTGCTGCAGGTGGAGGGGCGCAAGTGCTTCGTCGGCATTGCCCGCTTCCAGGGCTCGGGTGTCGATCTCACCCCGCATACCGACGATCTGGAGCGCAACACGCCACCGGGCCACGGTCGGCAGCTGCTGAGCCAGTTGTCCACCAACATCTACCTGCAGATCCCCGAGGATGGCGGCGAGCTGGAGATCTGGGGGATCGAGCCGGACGAGGAGGAGTACAGGCGCCTGCGGGGCGAACGCGCCTACGGCATCGAGCGCCATCTGTTGCCGCCGCCGGACTTCGTGGTCAAGCCGGAACCCGGTGACCTGATCCTGCTCAACCCGCGCCTGATCCATGCGGTGCGCCCCTCGGCCACCAGCACCCGCATCACCCTCGGCGTCTTTATCGGTTACTACGGCGAAAACCAGCCTTTGGCCTACTGGAGCTAA
- a CDS encoding tRNA-dependent cyclodipeptide synthase, with amino-acid sequence MSTVQEINLKAYFNKGGEEHEFDGKRVVLAVSVGQEYHEDQKLRSTIHLINQSGFSHVKVVVADTLQRHNKHGKSPGEALSASIRDGDAWLARNQGILDGLRVPYHVTRWNQELASDRYAELRQQLDEVYRSREELRSAIDETIGVFTERLRLRDEHADLEKAAAQCREYILEEIPIILPLWADEGYHYVLYPQQMTAAMATSRDLLIAPHSPDRVRWLPLKFKKRGIPIPFTLPGIVHPNWSSSAIAI; translated from the coding sequence ATGAGCACTGTGCAAGAAATCAACCTCAAGGCGTATTTCAACAAGGGCGGCGAAGAGCATGAGTTCGACGGCAAGCGCGTGGTGCTGGCGGTCAGCGTTGGCCAGGAGTATCACGAGGACCAGAAGCTGCGCTCGACCATCCACCTGATCAACCAGTCCGGCTTCAGCCATGTGAAGGTGGTGGTGGCCGACACCCTGCAGCGCCACAACAAGCATGGCAAGTCGCCGGGCGAGGCGCTGTCGGCGTCGATCCGCGATGGCGATGCCTGGCTGGCGCGCAACCAGGGCATCCTCGATGGCCTGCGGGTGCCGTATCACGTCACGCGCTGGAACCAGGAACTGGCCAGTGACCGTTATGCCGAACTGCGCCAGCAGCTGGACGAGGTCTATCGGAGCCGGGAGGAGTTGCGCTCGGCCATCGACGAGACCATTGGCGTGTTCACCGAGCGATTGCGTTTGCGTGACGAACACGCCGACCTTGAAAAGGCCGCGGCCCAGTGCCGCGAATACATCCTTGAAGAGATCCCGATCATCCTGCCGCTGTGGGCGGACGAGGGGTATCACTATGTGCTGTATCCGCAGCAGATGACGGCGGCGATGGCCACCAGCCGCGACCTGCTGATCGCCCCGCACAGCCCCGATCGGGTGCGCTGGCTGCCGCTGAAATTCAAGAAGCGCGGGATTCCGATTCCGTTCACCTTGCCGGGAATCGTGCACCCGAACTGGTCCAGCAGCGCGATTGCCATCTGA
- a CDS encoding MFS transporter gives MGVFAQQQRKWWALLGVSIASFLGCVDFTIVNTALPALQADLQASVDSLQWVINGFILALSSFMVLVGRLADLHGRKRVLFIGLGVFGLASLGAGLASGIDLLIAARILQGAACAVLYTASGAIVANTFDSAEQGKAFGILFGVNGVGLAVGPVLGGLITSAFGWQWIFLINVPFVLLSLGISSFSVDESRSREEGARLDWLGAALLLIGLPSLVLVIVQGAAWGWGAPVTLGLIALAVVALATFVAVEKRVAAPIIDLQLFANRRFVAGVVASFSLAVFYCVAFFVMPLYLALVRGESVQASGLLLLPTTLGVAVLSPLVGRLVDRKGPALPIKAGLLLFLLSALLQAGFDRQTSLAYLLAAFVIMGLGWASILGPSTVLGISSVSQNVSSVAMGSLMTLHNIGGGLGLAVGVGIYHAFSGQPVDDVQGAFIHGYRAVMLFLALVVVAGWALVAGLLRVPAAQALAEGSSRG, from the coding sequence ATGGGCGTTTTTGCGCAACAGCAACGCAAATGGTGGGCATTGCTCGGGGTGAGCATTGCCAGTTTTCTCGGCTGCGTCGATTTCACCATCGTCAACACCGCGCTGCCGGCCCTGCAGGCCGATCTGCAGGCTTCGGTGGACAGCCTGCAGTGGGTGATCAACGGTTTCATCCTGGCCCTGTCGAGTTTCATGGTGCTGGTAGGCCGGCTGGCCGACCTGCACGGGCGCAAGCGGGTGCTGTTCATCGGCCTGGGTGTGTTCGGGCTGGCGTCCCTGGGCGCCGGCCTGGCGAGCGGCATCGACCTGTTGATCGCCGCGCGGATTCTCCAGGGGGCCGCCTGTGCGGTGCTCTATACCGCTTCCGGGGCGATCGTCGCCAATACCTTCGACAGTGCCGAACAGGGCAAGGCCTTCGGCATCCTGTTCGGGGTCAACGGCGTCGGCCTGGCGGTGGGGCCGGTGCTGGGCGGGTTGATTACCAGCGCCTTCGGCTGGCAGTGGATCTTCCTGATCAACGTACCCTTCGTCCTGCTGAGCCTCGGCATCAGCAGTTTCAGCGTCGACGAGTCCCGTTCCCGGGAGGAGGGTGCGCGTCTCGACTGGCTCGGCGCGGCGTTGCTGCTGATCGGCCTGCCCAGCCTGGTGCTGGTGATCGTCCAGGGGGCGGCCTGGGGCTGGGGGGCGCCAGTGACGCTGGGCCTGATCGCCCTGGCCGTGGTGGCCCTGGCAACCTTCGTTGCGGTGGAGAAGCGCGTGGCGGCGCCGATCATCGACCTGCAGTTGTTCGCCAACCGGCGCTTCGTCGCCGGGGTGGTCGCCAGCTTCAGCCTGGCGGTGTTCTATTGCGTGGCCTTCTTCGTCATGCCGCTGTACCTGGCGTTGGTCCGGGGTGAAAGCGTGCAGGCCAGCGGGCTGTTGCTGCTGCCAACGACCCTGGGGGTGGCGGTGCTGTCGCCGCTGGTGGGACGGCTGGTGGACCGCAAGGGTCCGGCCTTGCCGATCAAGGCCGGGCTGTTGCTGTTCCTGCTCTCGGCGCTGTTGCAGGCCGGCTTCGACCGACAGACTTCGCTGGCGTACCTGCTGGCGGCGTTCGTGATCATGGGCCTGGGCTGGGCCAGCATTCTCGGGCCGTCGACGGTGCTGGGCATTTCCTCGGTGTCGCAGAACGTCTCGTCGGTGGCGATGGGGTCGCTGATGACCTTGCACAACATCGGCGGCGGCCTTGGCCTGGCGGTCGGAGTGGGCATCTACCACGCTTTCTCCGGGCAACCGGTGGATGACGTGCAAGGCGCCTTCATCCACGGCTATCGGGCGGTGATGCTGTTCCTCGCGTTGGTGGTGGTGGCCGGTTGGGCACTGGTCGCCGGCCTGTTGCGGGTACCGGCGGCGCAGGCGCTGGCCGAGGGTTCCAGCCGTGGCTAG